A stretch of Dietzia lutea DNA encodes these proteins:
- a CDS encoding helix-turn-helix transcriptional regulator, translating into MTFAHPVPRYGHHRAADRLHAIHGAVAGKRSSIVLVTAADGGGKSHLVDSVVSELSGVTSVLVRALPWEKDARWVVAARVLERLPRPDAEPSRRPGPEEAEPAGDRVLVDALAGALVSAGPGAVVVVDDAEYADPASLRVLASALEAAGGASVMLVLTLGNPAQGQSAELCSELARETVRLGALDQSEIRTLVATRTGREPSAAAARRLLDYTGGEAGAVATVADQAPDSWWNAPFSVPPLPASVEREIAALLDGMDPDHRAVIEAAAVLSPPVTYEELSALLAARSRITVSPALIGAALDVAHAADLARVDLTPGAASVRFRSPLLRTAVLRGVPPSELLRLHTLAAHVADEAGDLDDALDHRASASIGPDPELSETLRARALMHARAGRWSSAGHAYLTAAALNPDEERARDLQIDGVDALINAGRISEARSLAQSLERARSDARRDAVLGSLALHVGHAGEAQVLLERALAARADGTTGAPTANPVTLAQKFVVHSLCEWRPARIRHWAGVVTGSGRPDQPEVEEARAIEMLGRAIEGAPDTAPAIEDRLAGLAPAVAQRFEMASGWIALARDDLESARRHLGSAVPTADVSGSARISIWAQAWLARTLLLRGEWDDALRVVDTAARRVDDLELDLLAPVVHWPGAVIRSMRGDHLGAAAHLRNLTTSADAYPVQVIPSAMARIQVAASTGDYTSVRLAAEPLVALAAELDIEQPGYWPWHDLYAHALVLAGRLDEAEELINPTEARAERQGHRSTLARLGAVRARIAAVRGDVDECNRIFRRSLDHLDGLAMPYYSARMHFGYGQTLRRAGRRREAHLALGTARDIYEQLGARAYVERCDRERRAGGVDVTRTGGNSTLTPQESAVATLVAAGRTNAQAAEELFLSVKTVQYHLTRIYSKLGVSGRTELAAYVSRNAEPFRTDHDLPGEL; encoded by the coding sequence ATGACCTTCGCCCACCCCGTCCCCCGCTACGGTCACCACCGCGCCGCTGATCGCCTCCACGCGATCCACGGCGCGGTGGCGGGCAAGCGGTCGTCGATCGTCCTGGTCACCGCCGCCGACGGCGGCGGCAAGAGCCACCTCGTCGACTCCGTGGTCTCGGAACTGTCCGGGGTGACCTCCGTGCTCGTCCGCGCGCTGCCGTGGGAGAAGGACGCGCGGTGGGTCGTGGCCGCGCGGGTCCTCGAGCGCCTGCCCCGACCCGATGCAGAGCCCTCGCGCCGGCCCGGGCCCGAGGAGGCCGAGCCGGCCGGTGATCGGGTGCTGGTCGACGCACTGGCCGGCGCCCTGGTCTCCGCGGGGCCGGGGGCGGTGGTCGTCGTCGACGACGCCGAGTACGCCGACCCCGCCTCGCTGCGCGTCCTGGCCTCGGCGCTCGAAGCCGCCGGCGGCGCGTCCGTCATGCTCGTGCTGACCCTGGGCAACCCCGCGCAGGGGCAGTCCGCCGAACTCTGCTCCGAACTCGCGCGGGAGACCGTGCGGCTCGGGGCACTGGACCAGTCCGAGATCCGCACCCTCGTGGCCACCCGCACCGGTCGCGAGCCGTCGGCCGCCGCCGCCCGGCGACTCCTCGACTACACCGGCGGAGAGGCCGGGGCCGTCGCGACCGTCGCCGACCAGGCCCCCGACTCCTGGTGGAACGCCCCCTTCTCCGTCCCGCCCCTGCCCGCGTCCGTCGAGCGGGAGATCGCCGCCCTGCTGGACGGGATGGATCCGGACCACCGCGCGGTGATCGAGGCCGCCGCCGTCCTGTCGCCCCCGGTCACCTACGAGGAGCTGTCCGCGCTGCTCGCCGCACGCTCCCGCATCACCGTCTCGCCCGCGCTCATCGGCGCGGCCCTCGACGTCGCCCACGCCGCGGACCTGGCCCGCGTGGACCTGACGCCCGGGGCGGCGAGCGTCCGCTTCCGCTCCCCGCTGCTACGAACCGCGGTGCTGCGCGGGGTCCCGCCCAGCGAGCTGCTGCGGCTGCACACCCTCGCCGCCCACGTCGCCGATGAGGCCGGCGATCTCGACGACGCGCTCGATCACCGCGCCTCGGCGTCGATCGGCCCGGACCCGGAACTGTCCGAGACCCTGCGGGCCCGCGCGCTCATGCACGCCCGCGCCGGCCGCTGGAGCTCGGCCGGGCACGCCTACCTCACCGCCGCCGCGCTCAACCCGGACGAGGAGCGCGCTCGCGACCTCCAGATCGACGGCGTCGACGCCCTGATCAACGCCGGCCGGATCAGCGAGGCACGATCGCTCGCCCAGAGCCTCGAGCGGGCGCGCTCGGACGCGCGCCGGGACGCCGTGCTCGGCTCCCTCGCGCTGCACGTCGGCCACGCCGGTGAGGCCCAGGTCCTGCTCGAACGCGCCCTCGCGGCCCGTGCGGACGGCACCACCGGCGCCCCCACCGCGAACCCGGTCACCCTCGCCCAGAAGTTCGTCGTCCACTCCTTGTGTGAATGGCGACCGGCACGTATCCGCCACTGGGCCGGCGTGGTCACCGGCAGCGGACGCCCCGACCAGCCCGAGGTCGAGGAGGCCAGGGCCATCGAGATGCTCGGTCGCGCGATCGAGGGTGCCCCCGACACCGCGCCGGCCATCGAGGACCGGCTCGCGGGCCTGGCCCCGGCGGTCGCCCAGCGGTTCGAGATGGCCTCCGGCTGGATCGCGCTCGCCCGGGACGACCTCGAGAGCGCGCGCCGACATCTCGGGTCGGCCGTCCCCACCGCCGACGTCTCCGGGTCCGCCCGGATCTCCATCTGGGCGCAGGCCTGGCTGGCCCGGACCCTCCTGCTGCGGGGCGAGTGGGACGACGCGCTCCGCGTCGTGGACACCGCGGCCCGCCGGGTCGACGACCTCGAACTGGACCTCCTCGCGCCGGTGGTCCACTGGCCCGGCGCCGTCATCCGCTCGATGCGCGGCGACCACCTCGGCGCGGCCGCGCACCTGCGCAACCTCACCACCAGCGCCGACGCCTACCCCGTTCAGGTCATCCCGTCGGCGATGGCCCGGATACAGGTGGCGGCCTCCACCGGCGACTACACGTCCGTCCGGCTGGCCGCCGAGCCCCTCGTGGCGCTGGCCGCCGAACTCGACATCGAACAGCCCGGGTACTGGCCGTGGCACGACCTCTACGCCCACGCGCTGGTCCTGGCCGGCCGACTGGACGAGGCCGAGGAGCTCATCAACCCCACGGAGGCGCGCGCCGAGAGGCAGGGCCACCGATCCACACTCGCCCGCCTCGGCGCGGTGCGCGCCCGCATCGCCGCGGTCCGGGGCGACGTCGACGAGTGCAACCGCATCTTCCGCCGCAGCCTCGACCACCTCGACGGGCTGGCGATGCCCTACTACTCGGCGCGCATGCACTTCGGATACGGGCAGACCCTGCGTCGGGCCGGCCGGCGCCGCGAGGCGCATCTCGCGCTCGGCACGGCGCGCGACATCTACGAACAGCTCGGAGCCCGCGCGTACGTCGAACGGTGCGACAGGGAGCGCCGCGCGGGCGGCGTCGACGTCACCCGCACCGGCGGGAACAGCACCCTGACCCCCCAGGAGAGCGCCGTCGCGACCCTCGTCGCCGCCGGCCGCACCAACGCCCAGGCCGCCGAGGAACTCTTCCTGTCCGTCAAGACCGTCCAGTACCACCTGACCCGCATCTACTCGAAGCTCGGGGTCAGCGGCCGCACCGAACTCGCCGCCTACGTCTCCCGCAACGCCGAACCGTTCAGAACCGACCACGACCTCCCGGGAGAACTGTGA
- the benC gene encoding benzoate 1,2-dioxygenase electron transfer component BenC — protein sequence MSYQVALSFEDGVTRFVNCGPMETVADASYKARINIPLDCRDGACGTCKSLCESGDYDGGDYIDDALTEAEAAAGYCLPCQMVPRSDLVVQIPTTSDVAKTTAAAHAATVTAVERLAEGAFALTVELDDRDALAFLPGQYVNIAVPGTDQTRSYSFSTGADSTHLSFLIKYAAGGAMSEYLAQRCAVGDRLELTGPMGSFFLRESARPLLLLAGGTGLAPVLSILETLAAAGTTDRPVHLIYGTSFDTDVVYTDLLDEFTTRIPGMTWDLVVADPETAHPNSGYVTSLIFPEHLHDGTTDIYLCGPPPMVEAVRGFLDDEGLQVTHFYYEKFTPAAAAPAPPAPAATGTEPAEPVEEAALVVEPSTSAPDTSTDSRETAAPGTDGTAAGQAEERAVAPAAPATPTAPAAPAAPAPAAPAPAAPAPAMPLVARRPGEPVPAIEARPVGYAPPAPGGHPTPAPAAAEPPAPIATRPVGYSPPAPGRFPTPVAASEPAAPIAARPVGYTPPQVTLAPSTGTTATNAAATISLAGGGRSETITSGPGVVSGEIHPAIRHSDAQFDARMALELGVVELTMDRLDEARLAEFRMLAESANQYIEGDHFLDPERFTAANAQFHEFLFRCTGNDSLLQAYRMLEVTQVMNSVLPEARWVSEEIVPEHLEIVTAFENNDRDAARYLIRRHTEHAKTTMRTALDQQAADQGTVEAAS from the coding sequence ATGAGCTATCAGGTGGCCCTGAGCTTCGAGGACGGCGTGACGCGTTTCGTCAACTGCGGTCCGATGGAGACCGTCGCCGACGCCTCGTACAAGGCCCGGATCAACATCCCCCTCGACTGCCGTGACGGCGCGTGCGGGACGTGCAAGTCCCTGTGCGAGTCCGGCGACTACGACGGCGGCGACTACATCGACGACGCCCTCACCGAGGCCGAGGCCGCGGCCGGCTACTGCCTGCCGTGCCAGATGGTGCCGCGCTCCGACCTGGTCGTGCAGATCCCCACCACCTCGGACGTCGCCAAGACGACCGCGGCCGCCCACGCCGCCACCGTCACGGCCGTCGAGCGGCTGGCCGAGGGCGCGTTCGCGCTCACGGTCGAGCTCGACGACCGGGACGCCCTGGCGTTCCTTCCCGGCCAGTACGTCAACATCGCGGTGCCGGGGACCGACCAGACCCGGTCGTACTCGTTCTCCACCGGCGCCGACTCCACCCACCTGTCGTTCCTCATCAAGTACGCGGCGGGCGGCGCCATGTCCGAGTACCTCGCCCAGCGCTGCGCGGTGGGCGACCGGCTGGAGCTGACCGGCCCGATGGGCAGCTTCTTCCTCCGCGAGTCCGCGCGACCCCTCCTGCTGCTCGCGGGCGGCACCGGCCTGGCGCCGGTCCTGTCCATCCTCGAGACGCTCGCCGCGGCCGGCACGACCGACCGACCGGTCCACCTCATCTACGGCACCTCGTTCGACACCGACGTCGTCTACACCGACCTGCTCGACGAGTTCACCACCCGCATCCCCGGTATGACCTGGGACCTCGTCGTCGCCGACCCCGAGACCGCGCACCCCAACTCCGGATACGTCACGAGTCTCATCTTCCCGGAGCACCTGCACGACGGCACCACCGACATCTATCTGTGCGGCCCGCCGCCGATGGTCGAGGCCGTGCGCGGGTTCCTGGACGACGAGGGCCTGCAGGTCACGCACTTCTACTACGAGAAGTTCACCCCCGCCGCCGCGGCGCCGGCCCCACCGGCCCCCGCCGCCACGGGCACCGAACCGGCGGAGCCGGTGGAGGAGGCGGCCCTCGTCGTCGAACCCTCCACCTCCGCGCCGGACACGAGCACGGACAGCCGCGAGACCGCCGCGCCCGGCACCGACGGCACCGCCGCCGGTCAGGCCGAGGAGCGCGCTGTCGCCCCCGCGGCGCCCGCGACACCCACGGCGCCCGCCGCGCCGGCCGCGCCCGCACCGGCCGCGCCCGCACCGGCCGCGCCCGCACCGGCTATGCCGCTCGTCGCGCGACGGCCCGGCGAGCCGGTCCCCGCCATCGAGGCCCGGCCCGTGGGCTACGCACCGCCGGCGCCCGGCGGTCACCCGACCCCCGCGCCGGCTGCGGCCGAACCGCCGGCGCCCATCGCCACCCGCCCGGTCGGCTACTCCCCACCCGCGCCCGGACGGTTCCCCACGCCGGTCGCGGCGTCCGAACCCGCGGCCCCGATCGCCGCCCGCCCGGTCGGCTACACGCCGCCGCAGGTCACGCTCGCGCCCTCGACCGGGACGACCGCCACGAACGCGGCCGCCACCATCTCGCTGGCCGGCGGCGGCCGCTCCGAGACCATCACCTCGGGCCCCGGTGTCGTCAGCGGCGAAATCCACCCCGCGATCCGCCACTCCGACGCCCAGTTCGACGCCCGCATGGCCCTCGAACTCGGCGTGGTCGAGCTGACGATGGACCGCCTCGACGAGGCGCGGCTCGCCGAGTTCCGGATGCTCGCCGAGTCGGCCAACCAGTACATCGAGGGCGACCACTTCCTCGACCCCGAGCGGTTCACCGCCGCCAACGCCCAGTTCCACGAGTTCCTGTTCCGCTGCACCGGCAACGACTCCCTGCTGCAGGCCTACCGCATGCTGGAGGTGACCCAGGTGATGAACAGCGTCCTGCCCGAGGCCCGCTGGGTGTCCGAGGAGATCGTCCCCGAGCACCTGGAGATCGTGACCGCGTTCGAGAACAACGACCGCGACGCGGCGCGGTACCTCATCCGGCGCCACACCGAACACGCCAAGACCACCATGCGCACGGCCCTGGACCAGCAGGCCGCCGACCAGGGGACCGTGGAGGCGGCGTCGTGA
- the benA gene encoding benzoate 1,2-dioxygenase large subunit → MSERLDHVQATLETALEDRPEDGIIRANRRIFTDEEIFELEMKHIFEGNWVYLAHESQIPEVGDYFTTDIGRQPVVITRGKDGQLNCLINACSHRGAMLCRRKTDNRTTLTCPFHGWTFSNSGELLKVKDPRDAGYPEQFNTDGSHDLRRVARFESYRGFLFGSLNPDVLPLEEHLGDSRTIIDMLVDQSPEGLEVLRGSSTYTFDGNWKLQAENGADGYHVSATHWNYAATTARRGSGESKNETKAMDAGTWGKQGGGYWSFDHGHLLLWMWWGNPEDRPLWERRRELAEQIGEKKAEFMVGASRNLCLYPNVYLMDQFSSQIRHFKPISVDKTEVTIYCIAPKGESAEARAARIRQYEDFFNATGMATPDDLEEFRSCQKTYLADAAPWNDMTRGSTHQITGPDETARGLGMENVLSSGAKTEDEGLYPVQHSYWVQTMQRAVEAETAAREADERLAREAAAGPTSHPATVSSDA, encoded by the coding sequence ATGTCAGAACGACTCGACCACGTCCAGGCCACCCTCGAGACCGCGCTCGAGGACCGGCCCGAGGACGGCATCATCCGTGCCAACCGCCGCATCTTCACCGATGAGGAGATCTTCGAACTCGAGATGAAGCACATCTTCGAGGGCAACTGGGTCTACCTGGCCCACGAGAGCCAGATCCCCGAGGTGGGTGACTACTTTACGACCGACATCGGCCGCCAGCCCGTCGTGATCACCCGCGGCAAGGACGGGCAGCTCAACTGCCTCATCAACGCCTGCTCGCACCGGGGCGCGATGCTCTGCCGACGCAAGACGGACAACCGCACCACGCTGACCTGCCCGTTCCACGGGTGGACGTTCTCCAACTCCGGCGAACTGCTCAAGGTTAAGGACCCCCGCGACGCCGGCTACCCCGAGCAGTTCAACACCGACGGCTCCCACGACCTGCGTCGCGTGGCCCGCTTCGAGAGCTACCGCGGCTTCCTGTTCGGCAGCCTCAACCCCGACGTGCTGCCACTCGAGGAGCACCTCGGCGACAGCCGCACGATCATCGACATGCTGGTCGACCAGTCCCCCGAGGGCCTGGAGGTCCTGCGCGGCTCGTCCACCTACACCTTCGACGGCAACTGGAAGCTCCAGGCGGAGAACGGTGCCGACGGCTACCACGTGTCGGCCACCCACTGGAACTACGCCGCCACCACCGCGCGCCGCGGCTCGGGTGAGTCGAAGAACGAGACCAAGGCCATGGACGCCGGCACCTGGGGCAAACAGGGTGGCGGCTACTGGTCGTTCGACCACGGTCACCTGCTCCTGTGGATGTGGTGGGGCAACCCCGAGGACCGGCCGCTGTGGGAGCGTCGCCGGGAGCTCGCCGAGCAGATCGGTGAGAAGAAGGCCGAATTCATGGTGGGCGCCTCGCGGAACCTGTGCCTCTACCCGAACGTCTACCTCATGGACCAGTTCTCCTCGCAGATCCGGCACTTCAAGCCCATCTCGGTCGACAAGACCGAGGTGACGATCTACTGCATCGCCCCCAAGGGCGAGAGCGCGGAGGCGCGCGCGGCCCGCATCCGCCAGTACGAGGACTTCTTCAACGCCACCGGGATGGCGACCCCGGACGATCTGGAGGAGTTCCGCTCCTGCCAGAAGACCTACCTCGCCGACGCCGCGCCGTGGAACGACATGACCCGCGGCAGCACCCACCAGATCACCGGCCCGGACGAGACGGCCCGCGGCCTGGGCATGGAGAACGTGCTGTCCTCCGGCGCCAAGACCGAGGACGAGGGCCTCTACCCCGTCCAGCACTCCTACTGGGTCCAGACGATGCAGCGTGCGGTCGAGGCCGAGACGGCTGCACGTGAGGCCGACGAGCGTCTGGCACGCGAGGCGGCGGCCGGCCCCACGTCGCATCCCGCGACCGTGTCCTCCGACGCCTGA
- the catA gene encoding catechol 1,2-dioxygenase: MTSTAVPSAAGSGSAATDKFKGNRFTSDTSQERAAAIYKDVLTKLSEVIYEHEVTYDEYRVLKQWLIEVGEGGEWPLWLDVFLEHFIEDSNSRIFSGTKGSIEGPYYVPDAPNLGSKGVMPMREDEKGTQFIFRGQVRDLDGKGIEGATVELWHADSDGYYSQFDDGLGIPTWNLRATFSTDAEGHFHITTVQPAPYQIPHDGPTGEFIASYGGHPWRPAHLHLKVTAPGKRLITTQLYFEGGQWVDDDVAGAVKPELVLHPEPNADGIDEVEYDFVLDPVSEKRYVA; the protein is encoded by the coding sequence ATGACCAGCACCGCAGTCCCGAGCGCCGCCGGCTCCGGAAGCGCCGCCACCGACAAGTTCAAGGGCAATCGCTTCACCTCCGACACCTCCCAGGAGCGGGCGGCCGCCATCTACAAGGATGTTCTGACCAAGCTGTCGGAGGTGATCTATGAGCACGAGGTCACCTACGACGAGTACCGCGTCCTGAAGCAGTGGCTCATCGAGGTCGGTGAGGGTGGCGAGTGGCCGCTGTGGCTGGACGTCTTCCTCGAGCACTTCATCGAGGACTCCAACAGCCGGATTTTCAGCGGCACCAAGGGCTCCATCGAGGGGCCGTACTACGTGCCGGATGCCCCGAACCTGGGCTCCAAGGGCGTCATGCCGATGCGTGAGGACGAGAAGGGGACCCAGTTCATCTTCCGCGGCCAGGTCCGTGACCTGGATGGCAAGGGCATCGAGGGTGCCACGGTCGAGCTGTGGCACGCCGATTCCGACGGCTACTACTCGCAGTTCGACGACGGGCTCGGGATCCCGACGTGGAACCTGCGTGCCACGTTCAGCACCGACGCCGAGGGGCACTTCCACATCACCACGGTCCAGCCGGCGCCGTACCAGATCCCGCACGACGGGCCGACCGGTGAGTTCATCGCCAGCTATGGCGGCCACCCGTGGCGTCCCGCGCACCTGCACCTCAAGGTGACCGCGCCGGGCAAGCGCCTCATCACCACCCAGCTGTATTTCGAGGGTGGCCAGTGGGTCGACGACGATGTCGCCGGTGCGGTCAAGCCGGAGCTCGTTCTGCATCCGGAGCCCAACGCCGACGGCATCGACGAGGTCGAGTACGACTTCGTGCTGGATCCCGTCTCCGAGAAGCGCTACGTGGCCTGA
- a CDS encoding MFS transporter → MPSAPAGRASDVWESPAHRRTVYGVLAVVALAILFDGYDLVVYGAVLPALMADPSQIGPLGAAQAGALGSYALIGVMIGALSAGAVGDRIGRRRIMLGAIAWFSIGMAATAFARDITTFGVLRLLTGLGIGAIVATAGAIIAEFAPAGRRNLFNAVVYSGIPAGGVLASALAMALRDHIGWRGLFLIGALPLVLVLPYAWFALPESPRWLASRGHTARAARICAATGLPAEMARTEGAPLTATPTTGDGDDDEVGTRTGFAALLSRKYRLGTLLLGFMSFAGLLLTYGLNTWLPTIMENYGIDAKSSLGFLLVLNGGAIVGGLAASWLADRHGPRVIVACSFVLATLALVAITVSPPLVLVVALVAAAGMGTIGTQVLLYGFVSNYYETGARAAGVAWCAGFGRLGGILGPVIGGFLVAAGLEADTSFLVFGGIALVGAALTLAVPRSPALHEPAPAPAPVAPLTFAPDADAATTPQAVGTGNGESDGTVASAGSDLR, encoded by the coding sequence ATCCCGTCGGCCCCGGCCGGCCGCGCCTCCGACGTGTGGGAGTCCCCCGCGCACCGCCGGACCGTCTACGGGGTCCTCGCCGTGGTCGCGCTGGCCATCCTCTTCGACGGCTACGACCTCGTGGTCTACGGCGCGGTCCTGCCCGCGCTCATGGCCGACCCCTCCCAGATCGGCCCCCTGGGCGCGGCGCAGGCCGGCGCGCTCGGGTCGTACGCCCTCATCGGCGTGATGATCGGCGCTCTCAGCGCGGGCGCCGTCGGCGACCGCATCGGTCGGCGGCGCATCATGCTCGGCGCGATCGCCTGGTTCTCGATCGGCATGGCCGCGACCGCGTTCGCCCGCGATATCACCACCTTCGGCGTTCTGCGCCTGCTCACCGGGCTCGGGATCGGCGCGATCGTCGCCACGGCCGGCGCGATCATCGCCGAGTTCGCCCCCGCCGGCCGCCGCAACCTGTTCAACGCCGTGGTCTACAGCGGGATCCCCGCCGGCGGTGTGCTCGCCTCGGCGCTGGCGATGGCGCTGCGCGACCACATCGGCTGGCGCGGCCTGTTCCTCATCGGCGCCCTCCCGCTGGTGCTGGTCCTGCCGTACGCGTGGTTCGCCCTCCCCGAGTCGCCGCGCTGGCTGGCCTCCCGCGGCCACACCGCGCGCGCCGCCCGGATCTGCGCGGCCACCGGCCTGCCGGCGGAGATGGCACGGACGGAGGGCGCGCCCCTCACCGCCACCCCCACGACGGGGGACGGGGACGACGACGAGGTGGGCACCCGCACCGGCTTCGCCGCCCTGCTGTCGCGGAAGTACCGCCTGGGCACCCTGCTGCTGGGCTTCATGAGCTTCGCCGGCCTGCTGCTGACCTACGGGCTGAACACCTGGCTGCCCACGATCATGGAGAACTACGGCATCGACGCCAAGAGCTCGCTGGGATTCCTCCTGGTGCTCAACGGCGGCGCGATCGTCGGTGGCCTCGCCGCGTCCTGGCTGGCCGACCGTCACGGACCGCGCGTGATCGTCGCCTGCTCCTTCGTGCTGGCCACGCTCGCCCTGGTCGCCATCACGGTCTCCCCGCCGCTCGTTCTCGTGGTGGCGCTGGTCGCGGCCGCCGGGATGGGCACCATCGGCACCCAGGTCCTGCTCTACGGCTTCGTGTCGAACTACTACGAGACCGGCGCCCGTGCCGCGGGCGTGGCGTGGTGCGCGGGCTTCGGCCGCCTGGGCGGGATCCTGGGCCCGGTCATCGGCGGATTCCTCGTCGCGGCCGGCCTGGAGGCCGACACGTCCTTCCTGGTGTTCGGCGGCATCGCGCTCGTCGGTGCGGCCCTCACGCTGGCGGTGCCCCGCTCCCCCGCGCTGCACGAGCCCGCCCCGGCGCCGGCGCCCGTCGCCCCGCTGACGTTCGCGCCCGACGCCGACGCGGCCACCACGCCGCAGGCGGTGGGTACCGGGAACGGTGAGAGCGACGGGACCGTCGCCTCCGCGGGGTCGGATCTACGCTGA
- a CDS encoding 1,6-dihydroxycyclohexa-2,4-diene-1-carboxylate dehydrogenase produces MSAPVGEYDPVPPVLAPGRFAGRSVLITGAVQGIGRAVADRVVREGGLVTVVDRADLITVVADELTAVSPDGHRVASVEADLETFEGARSAAEAALGAHGRIDTLINNVGGTIWARPYHEYSAEQIEAEVRRSLFPTLWMCRAVLPSMVSAGAGTIVNVSSVATRGVNRAPYAASKGGVNGLTSALAFEAAPHGVRVVATAPGGTLAPERKISRGGDARTEQEKTWYSQIVEQTVDATVMGRYGTLHEQAAPICFLASDEASYITGSVLPVAGGDQG; encoded by the coding sequence GTGAGCGCGCCCGTCGGTGAGTACGACCCCGTGCCCCCCGTGCTGGCCCCCGGACGCTTCGCCGGACGGTCGGTCCTCATCACCGGCGCCGTCCAGGGCATCGGCCGCGCCGTCGCCGACCGGGTCGTCCGCGAGGGCGGGCTCGTCACCGTCGTCGACCGCGCCGACCTCATCACCGTGGTGGCCGACGAGCTGACCGCGGTCTCCCCGGACGGCCACCGCGTGGCGTCCGTCGAGGCGGACCTGGAGACGTTCGAGGGCGCGCGGTCCGCGGCGGAGGCCGCGCTCGGGGCGCACGGCCGGATCGACACGCTCATCAACAACGTCGGCGGGACCATCTGGGCCCGCCCGTACCACGAGTACTCGGCCGAGCAGATCGAGGCCGAGGTCCGCCGCTCGCTGTTCCCCACGCTGTGGATGTGCCGCGCCGTGCTGCCGTCGATGGTCTCCGCCGGCGCGGGCACGATCGTCAACGTCTCCTCCGTCGCCACCCGGGGGGTCAACCGCGCCCCCTACGCCGCGTCCAAGGGCGGCGTCAACGGCCTGACCTCGGCGCTCGCCTTCGAGGCGGCACCCCACGGCGTGCGGGTGGTCGCCACCGCCCCCGGCGGCACGCTGGCCCCCGAGCGGAAGATCTCCCGCGGGGGCGACGCGCGCACCGAGCAGGAGAAGACCTGGTACTCGCAAATCGTCGAGCAAACGGTCGACGCCACGGTCATGGGCCGCTACGGGACCCTCCACGAGCAGGCCGCCCCGATCTGCTTCCTCGCGTCCGACGAGGCCTCCTACATCACCGGATCGGTCCTGCCGGTCGCCGGCGGCGACCAGGGCTGA
- the benB gene encoding benzoate 1,2-dioxygenase small subunit, whose protein sequence is MTAPAVASISVDEISAFLFREARLLDDRQFEQWIECYREDAMYWMPAWDDNGELTTDPYSEISLIFYPNRAGIEDRVFRIRTDRSSATSLPEPRTNHHISNVEVLDRRPGEVDIRFNWLSSYFRYKTTDQYFGTSFYTLDVTGESPLITYKKVVLKNDYIHHIVDVYMV, encoded by the coding sequence ATGACCGCACCGGCCGTCGCGTCGATCTCCGTCGACGAGATCTCCGCTTTCCTGTTCCGCGAAGCACGGCTGCTCGACGACCGCCAGTTCGAGCAGTGGATCGAGTGCTACCGCGAGGACGCCATGTACTGGATGCCCGCCTGGGACGACAACGGCGAACTCACCACCGACCCCTACTCGGAGATCTCGCTGATCTTCTACCCCAACCGCGCCGGGATCGAGGACCGGGTCTTCCGGATCCGCACCGACCGGTCCTCGGCCACGTCCCTGCCGGAGCCGCGGACCAACCACCACATCAGCAACGTCGAGGTGCTCGACCGGCGACCCGGAGAGGTCGACATCCGATTCAACTGGCTGTCGTCCTACTTCCGGTACAAGACGACCGACCAGTACTTCGGCACGTCCTTCTACACCCTCGACGTCACGGGTGAGTCGCCCCTGATCACCTACAAGAAGGTGGTCCTGAAGAACGACTACATCCACCACATCGTGGACGTCTACATGGTGTGA